In the genome of Monodelphis domestica isolate mMonDom1 chromosome 2, mMonDom1.pri, whole genome shotgun sequence, one region contains:
- the LOC103101203 gene encoding histone H2A.N-like, whose product MKIPRAGATVPRSFITTGKRRGYMRTVSGKKKDFYFSYIAKILKQVHQDFSGYSWVLDALWSLDYYLFEQATLEAVRLSFYNHRRVVTSREMLETLSKVPLEGWM is encoded by the coding sequence ATGAAAATTCCGAGGGCAGGAGCTACAGTTCCCAGAAGCTTCATCACGACTGGGAAAAGACGTGGATACATGAGGACAGTCTCTGGGAAGAAGAAAGACTTCTACTTCAGTTACATTGCTAAAATCCTGAAGCAAGTCCATCAGGATTTCAGTGGGTACAGCTGGGTCTTGGATGCCCTGTGGTCCTTAGATTACTATCTGTTTGAACAGGCCACCTTAGAGGCAGTAAGGCTGTCCTTCTATAATCACAGGCGAGTGGTCACCAGCAGAGAAATGCTTGAGACATTGAGTAAGGTGCCTCTGGAAGGATGGATGTGA